The sequence CCGAAGCCGAGGCCGTTCGCGAACAGAAAATACAAAAGATATCCGCCGATCGCCCCGAGGATGATCGGCAGCCGGCGCCACAGGCCTGGCGCTGCAACGGCAACCACACCGATGATCAGAACGGTCGCAAGCCCGATCCAGGTGTCGAACGCATTGGCGCTCACCGCCTTGACCGCGACCGGTGCGAGGTTGAGACCGATCGCGGCGACCACGGCGCCGGTGACGGCCGGCGGCATCAGGCGCTCGACCCAGCCGACGCCCGACCACATCACGATCAGCGCAATCGCGCCGTAGAGCACTCCGGCTCCGACGATGCCGCCGAGCGCAACGGAGATGTTCGGGTTCGGCCCCTGCCCGGCATAGCCCGTGGCGGCGAGGACGACGGCGATGAAGGCGAAGCTCGAGCCGAGATAGCTCGGCACGCGCCCCGCGACGATGACGAAGAAGATCAGCGTGCCGACGCCGGAGAACAGGACCGCAACATTGGGATCGAACCCCATCAGCAGCGGCGCGATGATCGTCGCACCTGACATCGCCACGCAATGCTGCAGACCGGAGACGATGGTCTGGCCCCATGACAACCGCTCCTCCGGCATAATCACGCCCGAGGTCTTCAGTTTCCAACGCGGAAAATAGCCTTGCGTCTGCTCGTCCGAGCCTGTCGTGGTTGTCATATTCCCCCCGTTGCGGTGCAGCGATCGATGTTCGTGCGATCCGACAAAAATGTGATTGTCGCTTCTGCGGTGACCATCACATGATGCAAGTCATGCAAGATTCAAATCTTGCAAAATCAATGTGTTCCGGGGCTCATCATATGACACAGATCGCGATCCAGCCAGCCGTCCATCGCCGGCACCAGCCCTGGTACAAGATCCTCTACATCCAGGTGCTGATCGCGATCGCGCTCGGCGTGCTCATCGGCTATTTCTATCCCGATCTCGGCAAGGCCTTGAAGCCGCTCGGCGACGGCTTCATCGCGCTGATCAAGATGATGATCGCGCCTGTCATCTTCTGCACCGTGGTGCACGGTATCTCCTCGATGGGCGACCTCAAACGTGTCGGCCGGGTCGGATTGAAGTCGCTGATCTATTTCGAGACGGTCTCGACCGTCGCGCTCGCGGTCGGCCTGCTGGTCGGCGAGGTTCTCCAGCCCGGACACGGCTTCAACATCGATCCCGCCACGATCGACCCGAACTCGGTCGCGACTTACGTCACCAAGGCCAAGGAAGAAGGCATCGTCGCCCATCTGATGGCGATCATTCCCGACAGCTATCTCGGCGCGATCGCGCGCGGCGACCTGCTCCAGGTGCTGCTGATCTCGATCCTCTCGGGCTTCGCCATCGCCTTCCTCGGCAAGGCCGGTGAGCCCATTGCGGAGGCGATCGACAAGGCGGCGAAGATGTTCTTCGGCATCATCCGCATCATCGTGCGCGTGGCGCCGATCGGCGCCTTCGGCGCGATGGCGTTCACCGTCGGCGCCTACGGGCTCGGCTCGCTGCTCAATCTCGCCGCCCTGATCGGCACGTTCTATCTCACGAGCATCCTGTTCGTTCTGATCGTGCTGGGTGCGATTGCCCGCCTCGCCGGCTTCTCGATCCTGCGCTTCATCGCCTACATCAAGGACGAGCTCCTGATCGTGCTCGGCACCTCGTCGTCGGAAACGGTGCTGCCGCAGATGATCCAGAAGATGGAGCATCTCGGCGCCTCGCGGTCGGTGGTCGGCCTCGTGATCCCGACCGGCTACAGCTTCAACCTCGACGGCACCAACATCTACATGACGCTGGCGACGCTGTTCCTGGCACAGGCGACCAACACGCATCTGACCATCTGGCAGGAGCTCGGCATTTTGGGCATCGCCATGATCACCTCGAAGGGCGCTTCGGGCGTGACCGGCGCCGGCTTCATCACGCTCGCCGCGACGCTGTCGATCGTGCCTGACATCCCGATCCAGTCGATTGCGATCCTGGTCGGCATCGACAAGTTCATGAGCGAGTGCCGTGCACTGACCAATCTGATCGGCAATGGCGTCGCCTGCGTCGTCATCAGCATCTCCGAAGGTGAGCTCGACCGCGACGCGCTGCACGAGACCATGGCGCATCCGCTGGAGATCGGTGAGGCACTGGAACCGGGCGGCGGCGCAACCTCATAAGTCGCGCACCATGAGCGGACGAAGCCGGTTCCGACCGCGGTAGTTTTCCGGAGTAGAAATTTGGCGCGGCACGCGTCACAACAGCAGCGTTGGGATCACTGATTGATACTCATTTCTTTCCACCCGACGCGCTGGGGGCAGGGCGTCGGGTTTTTATTATTCGACTAACGGGCGTTTGGAATCACGTTCGCCGGTGAGATCGAATCGCCGCGTAATCCCGATCGCCTGCAGGAATGCCTCGTCGTGACTGACGACAAGCAACGCGCCGTCATAAGCTCTCAAGCCTGATTCAACGGCCTCGATGGACTCGATGTCCAGATGATTGGTCGGCTCGTCCAGAATCAGCAGAGACGGCGGCATTGGCCCGCCCAGCACACAGCCAAGGCCGGCGCGAAGCATCTGCCCGCCACTGAGATGTCCGACTTCTTGCAAGGCAGCATCGGCGCGAAACATGAACCGCGCCAGCGCGGCATGGCATTCATTCGCGCCCGCCTTCGGATTGAGGCGCCCAAAATTCTCCAGGATCGAGATCGCGGGGTCGAGCAGGCTGACCTTCTGATCGAACAACGCGAGGTCCGGCCTGACCCTCACGGTGCCCGAGAGCGGACGCAATTCGCCCGTGACGAGTTTCAGCAGCGTCGTCTTGCCGGAGCCGTTCGGGCCGACCAGCGCGACCCGTTCCGGCCCGACTATCGCAAGCGAAAGATCGCGTAAGACCGGCCGCTCCGGCCGATAGCCGGCGCTGATCCGGTCCAGTGAAAGCACCTCCCTGCCCGCCGGCAGGACAGTCGCGGGCAACTTGACCGACAGCGGCTGGAGAATCTCGAT is a genomic window of Bradyrhizobium sp. CB1717 containing:
- a CDS encoding dicarboxylate/amino acid:cation symporter, encoding MTQIAIQPAVHRRHQPWYKILYIQVLIAIALGVLIGYFYPDLGKALKPLGDGFIALIKMMIAPVIFCTVVHGISSMGDLKRVGRVGLKSLIYFETVSTVALAVGLLVGEVLQPGHGFNIDPATIDPNSVATYVTKAKEEGIVAHLMAIIPDSYLGAIARGDLLQVLLISILSGFAIAFLGKAGEPIAEAIDKAAKMFFGIIRIIVRVAPIGAFGAMAFTVGAYGLGSLLNLAALIGTFYLTSILFVLIVLGAIARLAGFSILRFIAYIKDELLIVLGTSSSETVLPQMIQKMEHLGASRSVVGLVIPTGYSFNLDGTNIYMTLATLFLAQATNTHLTIWQELGILGIAMITSKGASGVTGAGFITLAATLSIVPDIPIQSIAILVGIDKFMSECRALTNLIGNGVACVVISISEGELDRDALHETMAHPLEIGEALEPGGGATS
- a CDS encoding solute carrier family 23 protein — translated: MTTTTGSDEQTQGYFPRWKLKTSGVIMPEERLSWGQTIVSGLQHCVAMSGATIIAPLLMGFDPNVAVLFSGVGTLIFFVIVAGRVPSYLGSSFAFIAVVLAATGYAGQGPNPNISVALGGIVGAGVLYGAIALIVMWSGVGWVERLMPPAVTGAVVAAIGLNLAPVAVKAVSANAFDTWIGLATVLIIGVVAVAAPGLWRRLPIILGAIGGYLLYFLFANGLGFGKPIDFTQLSAAAWLGLPKFTTPTFQADAIFLIAPVAVILVAENLGHIKAVGAMTGRSLDAYLGRALFADSLATIVAACGGGTGVTTYAENIGVMAATKVYSTLLFAFAATVSILLGFSPKFGALILSIPGPVIGGLSIVLFGLIAAMAGRIWVENKVDFANPANLITVAVALTAGAGDLTLKFGAFTIGGIGTATFGAIILYQILTSPLARRAE